One part of the Salinivirga cyanobacteriivorans genome encodes these proteins:
- a CDS encoding TonB-dependent receptor plug domain-containing protein, with the protein MFISKVKIIISLLLVSYLSSAYSQSVIIINAENKRPISDVLIFNEPFTHSVTTNRAGEASLEGYRKQDRIIIQHPAYKNVVTNLQSLHKDNYKVMIEPSNLRLNEVTISANKWEQDIDEVPNEIAIIPQRELKFGNPQTSADLLANSGRVFVQKSQLGGGSPMIRGFASNAVLLVVDGVRMNNAIFRGGNLQNVINIDPNSVENAEVIFGPGSIIYGSDALGGVMDFHTLRAELATADTFNVSGNAFMRYASANTENTLHANINGGSRKWAFRTSASYSKFGDLRMGRENNRDRYQRNFYVERIDGRDSLIASDDPYVQEQSGYEQMNFMQKVRFRPSAALDITYGLHLSTTTDIPRYDRLIQKSNDDNVPDTLKYAEWYYGPQEWIMNHLHVKYAGENLLFDQAKLTLAHQLFKESRHKRKFESASKGEQFEKVNAYTANLDMEKRFGPHELFYGFEYVLNDINSRAHDKDIQTMTTVPDQTRYPNGDNLYQTMAVYGSYKHTLGEELYGTAGVRYSHVLLNSNVDNNLMNLPVTQYKLNTGALTGSLGLVKLFPKRGLRIAANLSSGFRAPNLDDIAKVFDSEPGTVIVPNDNLKPEYAYNADLTLRKSFGNSAFVRFTGFYTWLDDAIVRRAFTINGQDSIVYDGEFSEVKANINAGNAKIYGLSADAQVTLMHNFYVRGAVTWTTGDDDEGEPVRHVAPLFANAHIVYENQNLKADFFMRYNGEISAVKLAPSETDKLHMYALNADGEAYSPAWHTLNFRIMYKLNQRIELSGAVENITDRQYRPYSSGIVAPGRNIIISARYRF; encoded by the coding sequence ATGTTCATTAGTAAAGTAAAAATTATAATCAGCTTGCTTCTTGTAAGCTACTTATCTTCAGCTTATAGTCAAAGTGTTATCATTATCAATGCAGAAAATAAGCGACCGATATCAGATGTGCTGATTTTTAATGAACCTTTCACCCATTCGGTAACTACCAACAGGGCAGGTGAAGCCTCTTTGGAGGGATATAGAAAGCAGGACAGGATTATAATTCAGCATCCGGCCTACAAAAATGTGGTTACAAATTTACAGTCACTTCACAAGGATAATTACAAGGTGATGATTGAACCATCTAACCTCAGGCTCAATGAGGTAACTATTTCAGCTAACAAATGGGAGCAGGATATTGATGAGGTACCTAATGAAATAGCCATAATTCCGCAAAGAGAGTTGAAATTTGGTAATCCCCAAACCTCAGCCGACTTGTTGGCTAACAGCGGACGCGTATTTGTGCAAAAAAGTCAGCTTGGTGGCGGCAGCCCCATGATTAGAGGTTTTGCGTCTAATGCTGTGTTGCTGGTGGTCGATGGTGTGCGTATGAATAATGCCATCTTTCGTGGAGGAAATTTGCAAAATGTCATTAATATTGACCCCAATTCGGTAGAAAATGCAGAGGTTATATTTGGACCCGGATCAATTATTTACGGTTCTGATGCGCTTGGTGGTGTAATGGATTTTCATACGCTGCGCGCGGAGTTGGCTACTGCCGATACATTCAATGTAAGCGGTAATGCTTTTATGCGTTATGCTTCAGCCAATACTGAAAATACACTTCATGCCAATATCAACGGTGGTTCGAGAAAATGGGCTTTTCGTACCAGCGCCAGTTATAGTAAATTTGGCGATTTGCGCATGGGGCGCGAAAATAATCGTGACCGTTACCAACGCAACTTTTACGTTGAACGCATTGATGGGCGAGACTCGCTCATTGCCAGCGATGATCCTTACGTGCAGGAACAGTCGGGCTACGAGCAAATGAATTTTATGCAGAAAGTACGTTTCAGACCATCTGCAGCACTGGACATAACTTATGGACTGCATCTTTCCACCACAACCGATATCCCGCGTTACGACCGCTTAATTCAAAAAAGTAATGACGATAATGTGCCCGACACCCTGAAATATGCCGAGTGGTATTACGGTCCGCAGGAGTGGATTATGAACCATTTGCACGTAAAATATGCCGGCGAGAACTTGCTTTTCGACCAGGCAAAACTCACACTGGCCCACCAACTTTTTAAAGAGAGCAGGCATAAACGCAAATTTGAAAGTGCTTCCAAAGGTGAACAGTTTGAAAAAGTCAATGCTTATACGGCCAACCTCGATATGGAAAAACGCTTTGGTCCACACGAGCTTTTTTATGGGTTTGAATATGTGTTGAACGATATAAACAGCCGTGCACACGACAAAGATATTCAAACCATGACCACCGTGCCCGATCAAACACGCTATCCGAATGGCGATAACCTTTATCAAACAATGGCTGTTTACGGTAGTTACAAACATACGTTGGGAGAAGAATTATATGGAACCGCCGGAGTGCGCTATTCGCATGTTTTATTGAATTCAAATGTCGATAATAACCTGATGAATTTACCCGTAACCCAATATAAACTCAATACCGGTGCATTAACAGGATCGCTGGGGCTGGTAAAACTTTTCCCGAAGCGTGGTTTGCGCATAGCTGCCAATCTGAGCAGTGGCTTTCGTGCACCCAACCTCGATGATATCGCAAAGGTGTTTGATTCTGAACCGGGTACCGTTATCGTACCCAACGATAACCTCAAACCCGAGTACGCTTACAATGCCGATCTAACGCTGCGTAAATCATTTGGTAATAGCGCATTTGTCAGGTTTACAGGTTTTTATACCTGGCTCGATGATGCCATCGTGCGAAGGGCTTTTACAATTAACGGGCAGGACAGCATTGTGTACGATGGAGAATTTAGTGAAGTAAAAGCCAATATAAATGCGGGCAATGCCAAAATATATGGCTTAAGCGCCGATGCACAGGTAACTTTAATGCACAATTTTTATGTAAGGGGCGCAGTTACATGGACCACCGGAGACGATGATGAGGGTGAGCCAGTGAGACATGTGGCACCATTATTTGCCAATGCCCACATTGTTTATGAAAATCAGAACCTCAAAGCCGATTTTTTCATGCGTTACAATGGGGAAATATCAGCCGTTAAACTGGCGCCATCTGAAACAGATAAACTACACATGTATGCTTTAAATGCTGATGGCGAAGCATACAGTCCGGCATGGCATACATTGAATTTCCGCATTATGTACAAATTGAACCAGCGCATTGAACTTAGTGGTGCAGTAGAAAATATAACCGATCGGCAATACCGCCCTTATTCCAGTGGCATTGTGGCTCCCGGACGTAACATTATAATTTCGGCCAGGTACCGTTTCTAG
- the nth gene encoding endonuclease III, which translates to MRKEERFKKVINYFLEAMPVAETELHHRNPYELLVSVILSAQCTDKRVNQITPPLFATYPTAEALAKAEVPEIFEYIKSCSYPNNKAKHLSGMARMLVEDFNNEVPPDVKELQKLPGVGRKTANVIASVIYNQPAMAVDTHVFRVAARIGLTHNAKTPLETEKQLIKHIPEKLIPRAHHWLILHGRYVCLARKPQCAKCGLKDFCKYYEKETAKKKA; encoded by the coding sequence ATGCGCAAAGAAGAACGATTCAAAAAGGTAATCAATTATTTTCTGGAAGCTATGCCGGTGGCCGAGACAGAACTGCATCACCGAAACCCCTACGAGTTGCTTGTATCGGTAATTTTATCGGCCCAATGCACCGATAAGCGGGTGAATCAGATTACGCCACCACTTTTTGCCACATATCCCACTGCTGAAGCCCTGGCAAAAGCAGAGGTTCCGGAAATTTTCGAATACATCAAATCATGCTCTTATCCAAACAACAAGGCGAAACACCTGAGCGGCATGGCGCGTATGCTTGTGGAAGATTTCAATAACGAGGTACCCCCCGATGTAAAAGAACTCCAAAAACTACCGGGTGTGGGCCGAAAAACAGCCAATGTGATTGCATCTGTGATCTACAACCAGCCTGCCATGGCTGTAGATACGCATGTTTTCCGTGTTGCAGCACGCATTGGATTAACACACAACGCAAAAACACCACTTGAAACCGAAAAACAACTGATAAAACACATTCCCGAAAAACTCATTCCGCGCGCCCACCACTGGCTTATTTTGCATGGACGGTATGTTTGCCTTGCCCGCAAGCCACAATGCGCCAAATGCGGATTAAAAGATTTTTGCAAATATTATGAAAAAGAAACAGCAAAGAAAAAAGCATAA
- a CDS encoding S41 family peptidase, whose protein sequence is MRHFIFVLISVLLGFNVTAQSDQCKQDFNYVVKRITNDYPGYRDKVNEENIDVLRELEQHLRQKLNEYPDSCYYYLNQYAAFFRDRHLRISVNRHNKKSRKNKPEIKRKFYKPDLIKIKSSADSLEDIWFGFRGTFALEKQDDGSYVASALNFRNYDSTQVMFELKPSGGNQFESTVYPPYRKFQPTDGKASMHLNNKVLELHNQTRFVRQSNDRARDFAFLASYMPKHPNGLNIFPKATYLSYSTFYLRIVTFSTDMAKELVTKHWDEIMARPNLIIDIRGNSGGQDNFYSILAELIYTQPYESKGVEWLATEGIIADWEEAIAEGRIKEGGMEASKALLKAMKENVGEFIVHPHHDSDKTIKRDTVYPYPREVGIIMHGQNASAAEQFLLTAQHSDKVTIFGNENSAGILDYSNITPHELPSGKYNLWLPATRSGRLPENPIDNIGIAPISLFLWNLRNNCLIGWAAGCILCSAIWSRIDHKKSEYQTYVQYSLSNQLL, encoded by the coding sequence ATGAGACACTTTATCTTTGTATTGATATCTGTGCTGTTGGGATTTAATGTTACAGCCCAATCGGACCAATGCAAACAGGACTTCAATTATGTGGTGAAACGCATTACCAATGATTATCCCGGTTATCGCGACAAAGTGAATGAAGAGAATATTGATGTGCTCAGAGAGCTTGAACAGCATTTACGCCAAAAACTCAATGAATACCCGGATTCATGTTATTACTATTTAAATCAATATGCAGCCTTTTTCAGGGACAGGCATTTGCGCATTTCTGTGAACCGGCACAATAAAAAATCACGAAAGAATAAACCGGAGATCAAACGTAAATTTTATAAGCCTGATTTAATAAAGATTAAATCATCTGCTGACTCACTGGAAGATATATGGTTTGGTTTTCGTGGAACATTTGCCCTTGAAAAGCAGGACGATGGTTCTTATGTAGCATCAGCATTAAATTTTCGCAATTACGATTCAACTCAGGTGATGTTTGAACTGAAGCCATCCGGAGGCAACCAGTTTGAGTCCACTGTATATCCACCATATAGGAAATTCCAGCCAACAGATGGCAAAGCATCAATGCACCTCAACAATAAAGTGCTGGAATTACATAATCAAACCCGTTTCGTTCGCCAATCCAATGACAGGGCCAGAGATTTTGCTTTTTTGGCTTCTTATATGCCCAAACATCCCAATGGTCTCAATATTTTTCCTAAAGCCACTTATTTGAGCTATAGTACCTTTTATTTGCGCATCGTAACTTTTAGCACTGATATGGCCAAAGAACTTGTAACAAAGCATTGGGATGAAATTATGGCGCGGCCAAACCTCATTATCGATATCAGAGGTAATAGTGGCGGACAGGATAATTTTTACAGCATTTTGGCCGAGCTCATTTATACGCAGCCTTATGAAAGTAAAGGTGTAGAGTGGCTTGCTACAGAGGGGATAATCGCCGACTGGGAAGAGGCTATAGCCGAGGGTAGAATAAAAGAGGGTGGAATGGAAGCATCAAAAGCTCTGCTAAAGGCCATGAAAGAAAATGTAGGGGAATTTATCGTACATCCGCACCATGACAGTGATAAAACAATTAAACGCGATACCGTTTATCCTTATCCACGTGAAGTTGGAATTATTATGCATGGACAAAATGCATCGGCGGCCGAACAGTTTTTATTGACGGCACAACATAGCGATAAAGTTACCATTTTTGGTAATGAAAATTCTGCCGGGATACTTGATTATTCAAACATCACACCACACGAATTGCCTTCCGGAAAATATAATCTCTGGCTTCCAGCTACCCGCTCCGGGAGATTGCCCGAAAATCCCATTGACAATATTGGCATTGCGCCAATATCATTATTCCTTTGGAACCTAAGAAACAATTGTTTGATCGGCTGGGCAGCTGGGTGTATTTTGTGCAGCGCTATCTGGAGCAGAATTGATCACAAAAAAAGCGAGTACCAAACTTACGTTCAATACTCGCTCTCAAATCAGCTTTTGTGA
- a CDS encoding PP2C family protein-serine/threonine phosphatase → MLTDIYINELEKQVADLKEQVKSGNEMFEMTTNYMNKIQNELKASEANLKQVNKQLTDSINYARHIQKAFITGNEALQQIIPKSFLFFRPKDILSGDFLWVQQDGADLTVAVGDCTGHGVPGAMLTVYMISSLNQVYAEVGKDPAQLLEKLDEYARESLNNSSTGVADSAEIGIINYNLNTGKLVFSGANRPLVRVRKGKSEKFRGSRYILGRQVRRKEEIVNQEIPVESDDMVYLFSDGFVDQFGGPQNRKYSTRKLRHLLEDVSKSSVNNQFRMISTEYDQWKGQNKQIDDTVLLGMRM, encoded by the coding sequence ATGCTTACTGATATTTACATAAATGAGCTTGAAAAACAGGTTGCAGATTTAAAAGAGCAGGTAAAATCCGGCAATGAGATGTTTGAGATGACCACCAACTACATGAATAAAATTCAGAATGAGTTAAAGGCGTCGGAGGCTAATCTCAAACAGGTCAATAAGCAGTTGACCGATAGTATAAACTATGCCAGACATATACAAAAAGCCTTTATTACAGGTAATGAGGCTTTACAACAGATTATTCCAAAATCATTCCTGTTTTTTCGACCTAAGGATATTTTAAGCGGCGATTTTTTATGGGTGCAACAGGATGGGGCAGATCTAACAGTTGCTGTGGGCGATTGCACCGGCCATGGCGTACCGGGTGCCATGCTTACTGTGTATATGATCAGTAGCCTTAACCAGGTTTATGCTGAAGTAGGAAAGGATCCCGCTCAATTGTTGGAAAAACTGGATGAATATGCACGCGAAAGTCTTAATAATTCATCTACTGGTGTGGCAGATAGCGCAGAAATTGGCATTATAAATTACAACCTCAATACGGGTAAATTAGTATTTTCAGGTGCAAACCGGCCGTTGGTGCGGGTACGTAAGGGAAAATCAGAAAAATTCCGTGGCTCAAGGTACATTCTTGGTAGACAGGTCAGGCGCAAAGAAGAAATTGTAAACCAGGAAATTCCGGTTGAATCTGACGATATGGTGTATTTATTTTCTGATGGCTTTGTAGATCAATTTGGAGGACCGCAAAACAGGAAATATTCTACCCGAAAATTACGCCATTTATTGGAAGATGTGTCCAAATCATCTGTTAACAATCAATTTCGGATGATATCAACTGAATACGACCAGTGGAAAGGTCAAAATAAGCAGATTGATGATACTGTGCTCCTGGGTATGAGGATGTAA
- a CDS encoding YihY/virulence factor BrkB family protein — protein MRIFRIILQFIREDVWRLTPEGLPKFMRLLIMPARIILIAFRGFKEDKVPLRASALTFYSMLSVVPVVAMGFGIAKGFGFHEMLENQLKKNFSERQEVLEWIITFANRFLENTKGGLIAGIGIVILLWTVMKVFGNIESSFNAIWQIHKPRVWFRKFSDYLTMMLIAPILLILSTSSNVFITTQITQITQEVELLGYISPLIFFLVKLIPYVLFWFVLTIIYMVMPNTNVTFKSAFAAGIVAGTMFVFVQWAYIYFQIGVSKYNAIYGSFAALPLFLMWLQVSWIIVLFGAEISFAVQNVEKYEHDPDIRNISSYSQRALTLMVAQLLVKQFAKGEPPLTAKEVSQQLEIPIRLVRDIIFVLAEAGILSEVNTKQDKLNAYQPALDINKISISYILNILDHHGVDKVLAADTTEKEKIQNLLNGFDDAIKQSNGSKLLKDIA, from the coding sequence ATGAGAATATTTAGAATCATACTTCAGTTTATTCGCGAAGACGTCTGGCGCTTAACGCCTGAAGGTTTACCTAAATTTATGCGCCTGCTTATTATGCCCGCAAGGATTATTTTAATTGCCTTCAGAGGCTTTAAGGAAGACAAAGTACCACTAAGAGCATCGGCGCTTACATTTTATTCCATGCTGTCTGTTGTGCCGGTGGTGGCAATGGGATTCGGTATTGCTAAAGGCTTTGGCTTTCACGAGATGCTTGAAAATCAGTTGAAAAAGAATTTTTCGGAGCGGCAGGAAGTGTTGGAATGGATTATAACTTTTGCCAACCGGTTTTTGGAAAACACCAAGGGAGGTTTAATAGCCGGAATAGGTATTGTTATTCTTCTTTGGACCGTAATGAAAGTTTTTGGAAATATAGAGAGTTCGTTTAATGCTATATGGCAAATCCATAAACCCCGGGTTTGGTTTCGCAAGTTCAGCGATTATCTTACAATGATGCTTATTGCACCGATTTTACTTATTCTGTCTACCAGTTCGAATGTATTTATTACCACTCAAATTACACAAATAACCCAGGAAGTAGAGCTTCTGGGGTATATTAGCCCGTTGATTTTTTTTCTGGTTAAGCTTATTCCTTATGTGCTTTTTTGGTTTGTGCTCACAATCATTTATATGGTAATGCCCAATACCAATGTTACTTTTAAGTCAGCTTTTGCTGCAGGAATTGTTGCAGGTACAATGTTTGTTTTTGTCCAATGGGCATACATCTATTTTCAAATAGGCGTATCAAAGTATAATGCTATATATGGTAGCTTTGCTGCACTGCCATTGTTTCTTATGTGGCTTCAGGTCAGTTGGATTATTGTACTTTTCGGAGCAGAGATTTCGTTTGCTGTCCAAAATGTGGAAAAATATGAGCACGATCCGGATATTCGCAATATTAGCTCATATAGCCAACGGGCATTGACCCTGATGGTTGCGCAATTACTTGTGAAGCAATTTGCCAAAGGAGAACCTCCCCTCACAGCTAAAGAAGTGAGCCAGCAACTTGAAATTCCAATTCGCCTGGTTCGCGATATAATTTTCGTCCTTGCCGAAGCAGGTATTCTTTCGGAAGTCAATACAAAGCAGGATAAATTAAATGCTTATCAACCCGCACTCGACATCAATAAGATTAGTATTAGTTATATTCTAAATATTCTTGATCATCATGGTGTGGATAAGGTTTTGGCAGCTGATACCACCGAAAAAGAAAAGATTCAAAATTTGCTTAATGGTTTTGATGATGCAATCAAACAATCTAATGGTTCAAAGCTTCTGAAAGATATTGCCTGA